In a single window of the Massilia oculi genome:
- a CDS encoding polyhydroxyalkanoate depolymerase — translation MLYQLHEMQRSFLTPLMQWADASSKLFSNPVSPFAHTPFSQRIAAGYELMYRLGKEYEKPAFGLKTTTINGEEVGIVERIVVDKPFCKLLHFKKDMGDAAFAALDQPTVLVVAPLSGHHATLLRDTVKALLVEHDVYITDWTDARMVPLSDGPFHLDDYVFYVQDFIRHLGPDVHVISVCQPTVPVLAAIALMASDKDPKLPKTMTMMGGPIDPRKSPTAVNDLAIEKPYSWFENTVIYAVPGNYPGFGRKVYPGFLQHAGFIAMNPGRHAQSHREFYQHLVRGDDDSAEAHRKFYDEYNAVLDMPAEYYLDTIKTVFQDYSLPKGTWKVGGQLVRPQDIESVALLTVEGELDDISGLGQTSAALTLCTGIPKDKKHDFVVEKAGHYGIFSGRRWREIVCPKITEFIRANR, via the coding sequence TTATCAACTGCACGAGATGCAACGCTCCTTCCTGACCCCGCTGATGCAGTGGGCCGATGCGTCTTCGAAACTCTTCTCCAATCCCGTGTCGCCATTCGCGCACACCCCATTTTCCCAACGTATCGCCGCCGGTTACGAGCTGATGTACCGTCTCGGCAAGGAATACGAAAAACCGGCCTTCGGCCTCAAGACCACCACCATCAATGGTGAAGAGGTCGGCATTGTCGAGCGCATCGTCGTCGACAAGCCGTTCTGCAAGCTGCTGCACTTCAAGAAAGACATGGGCGACGCCGCCTTTGCCGCCCTCGATCAGCCGACGGTGCTGGTCGTGGCGCCCTTGTCCGGCCACCACGCGACGCTGCTGCGCGACACCGTGAAAGCCCTGCTGGTCGAGCACGATGTCTACATCACCGACTGGACCGACGCCCGCATGGTGCCGCTGTCCGACGGCCCATTCCACCTGGACGATTACGTCTTCTACGTCCAGGACTTCATCCGCCACCTGGGCCCGGACGTGCACGTGATCTCGGTGTGCCAGCCGACGGTGCCGGTGCTGGCCGCGATCGCCCTGATGGCGAGCGACAAGGATCCCAAGCTGCCGAAGACGATGACCATGATGGGCGGCCCGATCGACCCGCGCAAGTCGCCGACCGCGGTCAACGACCTGGCCATCGAAAAGCCGTACTCGTGGTTCGAGAACACCGTGATCTATGCGGTGCCGGGCAATTACCCGGGCTTTGGCCGCAAGGTCTATCCGGGCTTCCTGCAGCACGCGGGCTTCATCGCGATGAATCCGGGCCGCCACGCCCAGAGCCACCGCGAGTTCTACCAGCACCTGGTGCGCGGCGACGACGACTCGGCCGAGGCGCACCGCAAGTTCTACGACGAGTACAACGCCGTGCTCGACATGCCGGCCGAGTACTATCTCGATACCATCAAGACCGTGTTCCAGGACTACAGCCTGCCGAAGGGCACCTGGAAAGTCGGCGGCCAGCTGGTGCGTCCGCAAGACATCGAGTCGGTCGCCCTGCTCACCGTCGAAGGCGAGCTGGACGACATCTCGGGCCTGGGCCAGACCAGCGCCGCGCTGACCCTGTGCACCGGCATCCCGAAGGACAAGAAGCATGACTTCGTGGTCGAGAAAGCCGGCCACTACGGCATCTTCTCGGGCCGCCGCTGGCGCGAAATCGTGTGCCCGAAGATTACCGAGTTCATCCGTGCCAACCGGTAG
- a CDS encoding RcnB family protein, which yields MNELIGPLLFAAIFSAGDGLQRDRADTEAHARPVQVAQLNPGRYRSVEADGEVRRGERLPARYQAHQHVVEDWRALRLSKPPRGHQWVDAGESYALVAIATGRVAQVVTGR from the coding sequence ATGAACGAGTTGATTGGGCCGCTGCTGTTCGCCGCCATCTTTTCGGCAGGAGATGGTTTGCAGCGGGACCGGGCGGACACCGAAGCGCACGCGCGACCCGTGCAGGTCGCGCAGCTGAATCCGGGGCGCTATCGCAGCGTGGAGGCGGATGGCGAGGTGCGGCGCGGCGAGCGCCTGCCGGCGCGCTACCAGGCGCACCAGCACGTGGTCGAGGACTGGCGGGCATTGCGCCTGTCGAAGCCGCCGCGTGGGCACCAGTGGGTCGATGCCGGCGAGAGTTACGCGCTGGTGGCGATCGCCACCGGGCGCGTGGCGCAGGTGGTGACGGGACGCTGA
- the rsxB gene encoding electron transport complex subunit RsxB: MTRPLADQLEDLLPQTQCTKCGYPACRPYAEAMARGEAEINQCPPGGMEGVRRLAAATGRKVIPINPANGVERARPVAFIDESLCIGCTLCIQACPVDAILGAAKQMHTILPSLCTGCDLCVAPCPVDCIAMIPVTGERTGWDAWTQQDADAARERHDLRAARLRREREENDARLAAKAVEKMRAVTAEVTNTPEELAEKERKRAIIAAAMERARLKAAGNQDKN, from the coding sequence GTGACCAGACCCCTCGCCGACCAGCTCGAAGACCTGCTGCCGCAGACCCAGTGCACCAAGTGCGGCTATCCCGCCTGCCGCCCGTATGCCGAGGCGATGGCGCGCGGCGAGGCCGAGATCAACCAGTGCCCGCCGGGCGGCATGGAAGGCGTGCGCCGCCTGGCCGCCGCGACCGGACGCAAGGTCATCCCGATCAATCCGGCCAACGGCGTCGAGCGGGCGCGTCCGGTCGCCTTCATCGACGAGTCGCTGTGTATCGGCTGTACGCTGTGCATCCAGGCCTGCCCGGTCGATGCGATCCTGGGCGCGGCCAAGCAGATGCACACCATCCTGCCTAGCCTGTGCACCGGCTGCGACCTGTGCGTCGCGCCGTGTCCGGTCGACTGCATCGCGATGATCCCCGTCACCGGCGAGCGCACCGGCTGGGACGCCTGGACCCAGCAGGACGCCGACGCCGCGCGCGAGCGCCACGACTTGCGCGCCGCGCGCCTGCGCCGCGAGCGCGAAGAGAACGATGCGCGCCTGGCCGCCAAGGCCGTGGAAAAAATGCGCGCGGTCACCGCCGAAGTGACGAACACCCCGGAAGAACTGGCGGAGAAGGAGCGCAAGCGCGCCATCATCGCCGCCGCCATGGAACGCGCCCGCCTGAAGGCGGCCGGCAACCAGGACAAGAACTGA
- the nth gene encoding endonuclease III, whose protein sequence is MNPAKRLEIFTRFRAANPTPTTELEFTTPFELLIAVLLSAQSTDVGVNKAMRRLFPVANTPQAILDLGIDELKTYISTIGLYNTKAKNVMATCRILVEQYGGEVPPVREALESLPGVGRKTANVVLNTAFGEPTMAVDTHIFRVANRTKIAPGKNVDIVEQKLLKFVPKDFLHDAHHWLILHGRYTCVARKPKCWNCLIADLCEFRDKTPAPAGVLDPAVAAANAAT, encoded by the coding sequence ATGAATCCCGCCAAACGCCTGGAAATCTTCACCCGCTTTCGCGCCGCCAATCCGACACCGACCACCGAACTCGAGTTCACGACGCCGTTCGAACTGCTGATCGCGGTGCTGCTGTCGGCCCAGTCGACCGACGTCGGCGTCAACAAGGCCATGCGCCGCCTGTTCCCGGTGGCGAACACGCCGCAGGCGATCCTCGACCTCGGCATCGACGAGCTCAAGACCTATATCTCGACCATCGGCCTGTACAACACCAAGGCGAAGAACGTGATGGCGACCTGCCGGATCCTGGTCGAGCAGTACGGCGGCGAAGTGCCGCCCGTGCGTGAAGCGCTGGAATCGCTGCCCGGCGTCGGCCGCAAGACCGCCAACGTGGTGCTCAATACGGCCTTCGGCGAGCCGACCATGGCGGTCGACACCCACATCTTCCGCGTGGCGAACCGGACGAAGATTGCGCCCGGCAAGAACGTCGACATCGTCGAACAGAAGCTGCTGAAATTCGTGCCCAAGGACTTCTTGCACGACGCCCACCACTGGCTGATCCTGCACGGCCGCTACACCTGCGTGGCGCGCAAGCCCAAGTGCTGGAACTGCCTGATCGCCGACCTGTGCGAGTTCAGGGACAAGACGCCGGCGCCGGCCGGCGTGCTCGATCCAGCGGTGGCCGCGGCCAACGCGGCGACTTAG
- a CDS encoding methyl-accepting chemotaxis protein, whose amino-acid sequence MKLSRKLPLGFAAVTLLVACAGFSGMSQMNRSVDTYRQAVAMQGQSTQVEAMLAHFRKQLQEWKNTLLRGKDDGERAKYWAAFQQNETEVAAQVAALLASLPEGEVRALVAQFGAAHAQMGLDYRRGYQDFVAAGFDPAAGDVAVKGKDRAPAELLAQATEKISALSATSVRQADAVGARATTLSYSLMLLGALAAVAAGVLVSRSITRPLDAAVEAARSVAAGDLRTAITVRSDDETGQLLLALKEMSASLQRIVLQVRGGAETIAVASHEIAQGNLDLSARTERQAGALEETASSMEELTSTVRQNADNARQASQLAVSACDVAVKGGAVVEQVVGTMASISTSSRRITDIIGVIDGIAFQTNILALNAAVEAARAGEQGRGFAVVAGEVRTLAQRSAVAAKEIKALIAESAACVDDGNRLVGEAGATMGDIVASVRQVMDIIGEISAASSEQSQGIAQVNDAVTEMDSATQQNAALVEEAAAAAQSLRDQTVALTQVVSVFKVEEQPGATRALPGRRGALALNDGAQAA is encoded by the coding sequence ATGAAACTAAGCCGCAAACTCCCGCTGGGTTTTGCCGCCGTCACCCTGCTCGTCGCCTGCGCCGGTTTCTCCGGCATGAGCCAGATGAACCGTTCCGTCGACACTTACCGCCAGGCCGTCGCCATGCAGGGGCAGTCGACGCAAGTCGAGGCCATGCTGGCCCACTTCCGCAAGCAGCTGCAGGAGTGGAAGAACACGCTCCTGCGCGGCAAGGACGACGGAGAACGCGCCAAGTACTGGGCCGCGTTCCAGCAGAACGAAACCGAGGTCGCGGCCCAGGTTGCGGCCCTGCTGGCGAGCCTTCCGGAGGGGGAGGTGCGGGCGCTGGTGGCGCAGTTTGGCGCCGCGCACGCGCAGATGGGTCTCGATTACCGGCGCGGTTACCAGGACTTCGTCGCCGCCGGTTTCGATCCGGCCGCCGGCGACGTGGCGGTCAAGGGCAAGGACCGGGCGCCGGCCGAACTGCTGGCGCAGGCGACAGAAAAGATATCCGCGCTCAGCGCCACCAGCGTGCGCCAGGCCGACGCGGTCGGGGCGCGCGCGACGACGCTCAGCTACAGCCTGATGCTGCTCGGCGCGCTGGCGGCGGTGGCCGCCGGCGTGCTGGTGTCGCGTTCGATCACCCGGCCGCTCGACGCGGCGGTGGAGGCTGCACGCAGCGTGGCAGCCGGCGACCTGCGCACCGCGATCACGGTCAGGAGCGACGACGAGACCGGCCAGCTGCTGCTGGCCCTGAAGGAGATGTCGGCCAGCCTGCAGCGCATCGTGCTGCAGGTGCGCGGCGGTGCGGAGACCATCGCCGTGGCGTCGCACGAGATCGCGCAGGGCAACCTGGACCTCTCCGCGCGCACCGAGCGCCAGGCCGGCGCGCTCGAGGAAACCGCGTCGTCGATGGAAGAACTGACCTCGACCGTGCGCCAGAACGCCGACAACGCGCGCCAGGCCAGCCAGCTCGCGGTGTCGGCCTGCGACGTGGCGGTCAAGGGCGGCGCGGTGGTCGAGCAGGTGGTGGGCACCATGGCGTCGATCAGCACCTCGTCGCGCCGGATCACCGACATCATCGGGGTCATCGACGGCATTGCCTTCCAGACCAATATCCTGGCGCTCAACGCCGCGGTCGAGGCGGCGCGCGCGGGCGAGCAGGGCCGTGGCTTCGCGGTCGTCGCCGGCGAGGTGCGGACCCTGGCCCAGCGTTCGGCTGTCGCGGCGAAGGAGATCAAGGCGCTGATCGCCGAATCGGCCGCCTGTGTCGACGACGGCAACCGCCTGGTCGGCGAGGCCGGGGCGACGATGGGCGACATCGTCGCCAGCGTGCGTCAGGTGATGGACATCATCGGCGAGATCAGCGCCGCCAGCAGCGAACAGAGCCAGGGCATCGCCCAGGTCAACGATGCGGTGACCGAGATGGACAGCGCGACCCAGCAGAATGCGGCCCTGGTCGAAGAAGCCGCCGCCGCGGCGCAGTCGCTGCGCGACCAGACCGTTGCCCTGACCCAGGTGGTGAGCGTGTTCAAGGTCGAAGAGCAGCCGGGCGCGACACGGGCGCTGCCCGGACGGCGCGGCGCGCTGGCACTTAACGATGGCGCGCAAGCGGCGTAA
- the proB gene encoding glutamate 5-kinase produces the protein MNSALQQASRIIVKVGSSLVTDEGRGLDHTAIARWASQIAALRALGKDVVLVSSGAIAEGMLRLGFGKRPTDIHELQACAACGQMGLAQIYESSFSAHGVKTAQVLLTHADLADRERYLNARSTLTTLLRLNVVPIINENDTVVTDEIKFGDNDTLGALVANLIEADALVILTDQPGLYSADPRKDPNARLIEQAQAGDVALEAMAGGAGSSIGRGGMLTKVLAAKRAARSGAHTVIAWGREPDVLTRLAGGESIGTQLLAATGRLTARRQWMVDHLHTTGEVVIDAGAAAKLTKEGKSLLPIGVLAVNGEFGRGQVITCVDEAGKPLARGLTNYASSEVRRIMRHSSTEIERILGFVEGPELVHRDNMVLL, from the coding sequence ATGAACTCAGCACTCCAACAAGCCTCCCGCATCATCGTCAAGGTCGGCTCCTCCCTCGTCACCGACGAGGGGAGGGGTCTCGACCATACCGCCATCGCCCGCTGGGCCAGCCAGATCGCCGCGCTGCGCGCGCTCGGCAAGGACGTCGTCCTGGTCAGCTCGGGCGCCATCGCCGAGGGCATGCTGCGCCTCGGTTTCGGCAAGCGTCCGACCGACATCCATGAATTGCAGGCCTGCGCCGCCTGCGGCCAGATGGGTCTGGCCCAGATCTACGAATCGAGCTTCAGCGCCCACGGCGTCAAGACCGCGCAGGTGCTGCTGACCCACGCCGACCTGGCCGACCGCGAACGCTACCTCAATGCGCGCTCGACGCTGACCACCTTGCTGCGCCTGAACGTGGTCCCGATCATCAACGAGAACGACACCGTCGTCACCGACGAGATCAAGTTCGGCGACAACGATACGCTCGGCGCCCTGGTCGCCAACCTGATCGAGGCCGACGCGCTGGTCATCCTGACCGACCAGCCCGGTCTGTACTCGGCCGACCCGCGCAAGGATCCGAACGCCCGGCTGATCGAGCAGGCCCAGGCCGGCGACGTGGCCCTGGAGGCGATGGCCGGCGGCGCCGGCAGCAGCATCGGCCGCGGCGGCATGCTGACCAAGGTGCTGGCCGCCAAGCGCGCGGCGCGCTCCGGCGCCCATACCGTGATCGCCTGGGGCCGCGAGCCGGACGTGCTCACGCGCCTGGCCGGCGGCGAATCGATCGGCACGCAATTGCTGGCCGCCACCGGCCGCCTGACGGCGCGCCGCCAGTGGATGGTCGACCACCTGCACACCACGGGCGAAGTCGTGATCGACGCCGGCGCCGCGGCCAAGCTGACCAAGGAGGGCAAGTCGCTGCTGCCGATCGGCGTACTGGCCGTCAACGGCGAATTCGGCCGTGGCCAGGTGATCACCTGCGTCGACGAAGCCGGCAAGCCGCTCGCGCGCGGGCTGACCAACTACGCCAGCAGCGAGGTGCGGCGCATCATGCGCCACTCCTCGACCGAGATCGAGCGCATCCTGGGGTTCGTCGAAGGTCCGGAGCTGGTTCATCGCGATAATATGGTGCTTCTGTAA
- the cgtA gene encoding Obg family GTPase CgtA codes for MKFIDEARIEVIAGDGGNGCASFRREKFRPFGGPDGGDGGKGSSIYVVADRNVNTLVDFRYSKVHTGKNGEPGRGSDCYGKGAEDITIRMPVGTLIIDDNNGEIIADLTEHGQTELLAKGGEGGWGNIHFKTSTNRAPRQKTEGKDGERRTLRLELKVLADVGLLGMPNAGKSTFITAVSNAKPKIADYPFTTLHPNLGVVRVSHEKSFVIADIPGLIEGASEGAGLGHQFLRHLARTGLLLHIVDLSSFDEKVDPVKEAKALIKELEKYDEELLNKPRWLVLNKLDVLDDAERKKRVKDVIKRLAWKGPVFEISALNREGCQDLINAIYLHLEEKRHSEQRAEETSMTEEARGISSIDPDDPRFKIIED; via the coding sequence ATGAAGTTTATTGACGAAGCAAGAATTGAAGTCATCGCTGGCGACGGCGGCAACGGGTGCGCCTCGTTCCGTCGCGAGAAGTTCCGCCCATTCGGCGGTCCGGACGGCGGCGACGGCGGCAAGGGCAGCTCGATCTATGTGGTTGCCGACCGCAATGTGAATACCCTGGTCGACTTCCGTTACTCGAAAGTCCATACCGGCAAGAATGGCGAACCGGGCCGCGGCTCTGATTGCTATGGCAAGGGCGCCGAAGACATTACCATCCGCATGCCGGTTGGCACGCTGATCATCGACGACAACAATGGCGAGATCATCGCCGACCTGACCGAGCACGGCCAGACCGAATTGCTGGCCAAGGGCGGCGAGGGCGGCTGGGGCAATATCCACTTTAAAACTTCGACCAACCGCGCGCCGCGCCAGAAGACCGAAGGTAAAGATGGCGAGCGTCGCACCCTGCGCCTCGAGCTGAAGGTGCTGGCCGACGTGGGCCTCCTGGGCATGCCGAATGCCGGCAAGTCCACCTTCATCACGGCCGTGTCGAACGCCAAGCCGAAGATCGCCGACTACCCGTTCACCACCCTGCACCCGAACCTGGGCGTGGTGCGCGTGTCGCACGAAAAGAGCTTCGTGATCGCCGACATTCCGGGCCTGATCGAAGGCGCCTCCGAAGGCGCCGGCCTGGGCCACCAGTTTCTGCGCCACCTGGCCCGTACCGGCCTGCTGCTGCACATCGTCGACCTGTCGTCGTTCGACGAGAAGGTCGATCCGGTCAAGGAAGCCAAGGCCCTGATCAAGGAACTCGAAAAATACGACGAAGAGCTGCTCAACAAGCCGCGCTGGCTGGTGCTGAACAAGCTGGACGTGCTCGACGACGCCGAGCGCAAGAAGCGCGTCAAGGACGTCATCAAGCGCCTGGCCTGGAAGGGCCCCGTGTTCGAGATATCGGCCCTGAACCGCGAAGGCTGCCAGGACCTGATCAATGCGATCTACCTGCACCTCGAAGAAAAGCGCCATTCCGAGCAGCGCGCCGAAGAAACCTCGATGACCGAGGAAGCGCGTGGCATCTCGTCGATCGATCCTGACGATCCACGCTTCAAGATCATCGAAGACTGA
- the rpmA gene encoding 50S ribosomal protein L27, which yields MAHKKGGGTTRNGRDSESKRLGVKVYGGQAINAGGIIIRQRGTPVRAGANVGTGKDHTLFALVDGTVKFVKQGVGSKQFVTVVANEAVAA from the coding sequence ATGGCACACAAAAAAGGCGGCGGTACTACCCGCAACGGCCGTGACTCAGAAAGCAAACGCCTTGGCGTGAAAGTCTACGGCGGCCAGGCAATCAACGCCGGCGGCATCATCATCCGTCAACGCGGCACCCCAGTGCGCGCTGGCGCCAACGTCGGCACCGGCAAGGATCACACCCTGTTCGCGCTGGTCGACGGTACCGTCAAGTTCGTCAAGCAAGGCGTGGGCTCGAAGCAGTTCGTGACCGTCGTTGCCAACGAAGCAGTCGCAGCGTAA
- the rplU gene encoding 50S ribosomal protein L21 produces the protein MYAVIKTGGKQYKVVAGEKLKVEQIPADIGSELTIDQVLAVGAGDSIKFGAPLVEGATVLVKVVSHGRHDKVRIFKMRRRKHYQKRQGHRQNFTEIQIVSING, from the coding sequence ATGTACGCGGTCATAAAAACCGGTGGCAAGCAATACAAAGTTGTCGCTGGTGAAAAACTTAAAGTAGAACAGATACCGGCTGACATTGGTTCCGAACTCACGATCGATCAGGTCCTCGCCGTTGGCGCGGGCGACAGCATCAAGTTTGGTGCTCCGCTGGTCGAAGGTGCAACGGTGCTGGTGAAAGTGGTTTCGCATGGTCGTCACGACAAGGTCCGTATCTTCAAGATGCGCCGTCGTAAGCACTACCAGAAGCGTCAGGGCCATCGCCAGAACTTCACCGAAATCCAGATCGTTTCGATCAACGGCTAA
- the ispB gene encoding octaprenyl diphosphate synthase, whose product MSAATQHAQQNSIVQSIAPDMEAVNTVIRQRLHSDVTLVNQIAEYIISAGGKRIRPVLVLLLANAYGYRGTSHHELAAVVEFIHTATLLHDDVVDESSMRRGRQTANALFGNAASVLVGDFLYSRSFQMMVGLNNMRVMQILSDATNVIAEGEVLQLLNMHDPDVTEAAYLLVIRSKTAKLFEAAAELGALVAGANDAQIAAAGEYGRSLGTAFQLIDDVLDYAGDAAEIGKNLGDDLREGKPTLPLIWLMEHGTPEQREMVRNCIEQGDEQQFDAVLAAVTSSGALDYTRTQAEEAARRASNAIADLPDSVFKDSLLQLSRFAVDRNH is encoded by the coding sequence TTGTCAGCCGCCACTCAACACGCCCAACAGAACTCCATCGTCCAGTCGATCGCTCCAGACATGGAGGCCGTCAACACGGTGATCCGCCAGCGGCTGCATTCCGACGTCACCCTGGTGAACCAGATCGCCGAGTACATCATCAGCGCGGGCGGCAAGCGCATCCGTCCAGTGCTGGTGCTGTTGCTGGCCAATGCCTACGGCTACCGCGGCACGTCCCACCATGAACTGGCCGCCGTGGTCGAGTTCATCCACACCGCGACCCTGCTGCACGACGACGTGGTCGACGAATCCTCGATGCGCCGCGGCCGCCAGACCGCCAACGCCCTGTTCGGCAATGCCGCCTCGGTGCTGGTGGGCGACTTCCTGTACTCGCGCTCGTTCCAGATGATGGTTGGCCTGAACAATATGCGCGTGATGCAGATCCTGTCCGACGCGACGAACGTGATCGCCGAAGGCGAAGTGCTGCAGCTGCTGAACATGCACGACCCGGACGTGACGGAAGCGGCCTATCTGCTGGTGATCCGCTCCAAGACCGCCAAGCTGTTCGAAGCGGCGGCCGAGCTCGGCGCACTGGTGGCGGGCGCCAACGACGCGCAGATCGCCGCGGCCGGAGAGTATGGCCGCTCGCTGGGCACCGCCTTCCAGCTGATCGACGACGTGCTCGACTACGCGGGCGACGCCGCCGAGATCGGCAAGAACCTGGGCGACGACCTGCGCGAGGGCAAGCCTACCCTGCCGCTGATCTGGCTGATGGAACATGGCACGCCGGAGCAGCGCGAGATGGTGCGCAATTGCATCGAGCAAGGCGACGAGCAGCAATTCGATGCGGTGCTGGCGGCGGTGACCTCGAGCGGAGCGCTGGATTACACCCGCACCCAGGCCGAAGAAGCGGCCCGCCGCGCGTCGAACGCGATCGCGGATTTGCCCGACAGCGTCTTCAAGGACAGCCTGCTCCAGCTCAGCCGTTTCGCTGTTGACAGGAACCATTGA
- a CDS encoding NAD(P)H-dependent oxidoreductase yields MSDLLQTLQWRYATKKMDPTKKVAKEKLDRILEAVRLTASSSGLQQYELFVVKNEALREQIRAHAWNQAQVTEASHLLVFAAWDNYTAERINAMFDLVNAERGFRNEGWEAYRQQLLSTYPQRDAQTNFEHAARQAYIGLGSALIAAAEEKVDATPMEGFDPAKVDEILKLRERGLRSVILLPIGYRADEGDWLVDLKKVRRPFSEFVTELA; encoded by the coding sequence ATGTCCGACCTCCTGCAAACATTGCAATGGCGTTATGCCACCAAAAAAATGGATCCCACTAAAAAGGTGGCCAAAGAGAAGCTCGACCGCATTCTTGAAGCGGTGCGCCTGACGGCCAGTTCCAGTGGGTTGCAACAGTACGAGCTGTTTGTGGTGAAGAACGAGGCTTTGCGCGAACAGATCAGGGCGCATGCCTGGAACCAGGCCCAGGTGACGGAGGCTTCGCATCTGCTCGTGTTTGCCGCTTGGGATAACTATACGGCTGAGCGCATCAACGCGATGTTCGATCTGGTGAACGCCGAGCGCGGCTTCAGGAACGAAGGTTGGGAAGCCTACCGCCAGCAGTTGCTGTCGACGTATCCGCAACGCGACGCCCAGACCAATTTCGAGCACGCCGCGCGCCAGGCTTATATTGGCCTCGGCAGTGCGCTGATCGCCGCGGCCGAGGAGAAAGTGGACGCCACGCCGATGGAAGGGTTCGATCCTGCCAAGGTCGACGAGATCCTGAAGCTGCGTGAGCGGGGACTGCGTTCGGTGATCCTCCTGCCTATCGGCTACCGTGCGGATGAAGGAGACTGGCTGGTCGACCTGAAAAAGGTGCGTCGCCCGTTCTCGGAGTTCGTCACCGAGCTGGCGTAG